Proteins encoded within one genomic window of Methanobacteriales archaeon HGW-Methanobacteriales-1:
- a CDS encoding 4-oxalocrotonate tautomerase, with protein MPVITIDGPKLTKEQKEKLVKSFSESASEIMGLPVQAMVTIIREVESENVGTGNVLLCNRE; from the coding sequence ATGCCAGTAATCACTATAGATGGGCCTAAATTAACTAAAGAACAAAAAGAAAAGCTCGTGAAATCTTTTTCAGAATCTGCAAGTGAAATTATGGGACTACCGGTTCAGGCCATGGTAACCATAATTCGGGAAGTTGAATCTGAAAATGTGGGTACTGGAAACGTTCTACTATGCAATAGAGAGTAA
- a CDS encoding cell filamentation protein Fic, translating to MQTNTIVLYKGNEGAATVEVLLKDETMWLTQKTMSELFGVNVRTISEHLNNIFKTEELSEQSVIRKFRTTASDGKNYKVKYYNLDAIIAIGYRVNSKQATQFRIWATQTLKEYIIKGFVLDDELLKNGTRFGQDYFDELLDRIKEIRASERRFYQKITDIYSQCSHDYDKDSELTRTFYATVQNKLHWAITEHTAAELIIDRANHNKKNMGLTNWKNSPEGKILKRDVIIAKNYLDKEEISELNNIVSMYLDYAENQARRHKIMSMKDWIGKLDAFLKFNEYEILADSGKITAEVAKEIAGKEFEEFRKLQDKEYTSDFDKEVKKFLN from the coding sequence ATGCAAACAAATACTATAGTTCTTTATAAAGGAAATGAAGGTGCAGCTACCGTCGAAGTACTTTTAAAAGATGAAACTATGTGGTTGACCCAAAAGACCATGTCTGAATTATTTGGTGTAAATGTTAGAACAATCAGTGAACATTTGAACAATATATTTAAAACTGAGGAATTATCTGAACAATCAGTTATCCGGAAATTCCGGACAACTGCAAGTGATGGAAAAAATTATAAAGTAAAATATTACAATCTAGATGCCATAATCGCCATCGGCTATCGAGTAAACTCTAAACAGGCCACACAATTCCGTATATGGGCCACCCAAACTTTAAAAGAATACATCATTAAGGGTTTTGTCCTGGATGACGAACTCTTAAAAAACGGTACCCGATTTGGCCAAGATTATTTTGATGAATTATTAGATCGTATTAAAGAAATAAGGGCCAGTGAAAGAAGATTTTATCAAAAAATTACGGATATTTATTCCCAGTGCAGTCATGATTATGATAAAGATTCAGAATTAACTAGAACTTTTTATGCAACTGTTCAAAATAAATTGCATTGGGCCATAACTGAACATACAGCGGCAGAATTAATTATAGACCGGGCCAATCATAATAAAAAGAATATGGGCCTTACTAACTGGAAAAACTCACCAGAAGGTAAAATTTTAAAAAGAGACGTAATTATTGCCAAGAATTATTTAGATAAAGAAGAAATATCTGAATTAAACAATATAGTGAGTATGTATTTAGATTATGCTGAAAATCAGGCCAGAAGACATAAAATAATGTCCATGAAAGACTGGATAGGAAAATTAGATGCTTTTTTAAAATTTAATGAATATGAAATATTAGCGGATTCTGGTAAAATTACTGCTGAAGTGGCCAAGGAAATAGCAGGTAAAGAATTTGAAGAGTTCAGAAAATTACAGGATAAAGAATACACTTCAGATTTTGATAAAGAAGTTAAGAAGTTTTTGAATTAA
- a CDS encoding DNA helicase UvrD, translated as MINWPQFEQIVIQKLGRNIQEDQNPPQNQAISAHKNESLFIVAGPGSGKTTVMVLKILKFILVDDITPSSILATTFTRKAAAEMRSRILSWGDQIKQELLADPRHEKIHPKLKTLDFNQIITGTLDSISEDILKTHRAPGSPPPVVIEGFVANALMMRVGLFDKDRHHEKDLKEFLVKIRGTKYNFNVSEMSKMLLEIKDRMYYDQVDFDKLKCEHEHPGAKIACEAIADYIHELESRLLYDFAMLEEEFLNKLETGKLNDFLSNLKLVLVDEYQDTNLLQEQIYFYLAQAAIENQGSVTVVGDDDQSLYRFRGATVDLFTNFKERIETQLNIKPELINLSKNYRSTESIVKLCNHFAQLDPQFQQVRVKDKPVIEPARNPNYSDFPILGMFREDTHSLAQDLSKFIKDVVYGKGVTIKHQGKSLLIQVDPQEGSPTDISILSSSPQELSGGKKKKLPLILREELLKGNPEIPVFNPRGQNLERIYESEILCGLILECIDPGCVYQKEIEKLPHSAKKRMTIWRQKAQEYVETNPEPNNPVSLTQFVSSWQNRKPLGRKSWKREITIMELAYKLVTWIKPMQEDVEGLVYLEAITRTISQTGLFSSFGAEIIFDTEIPELEQKSVSEAIWNIFVPIATGAIDVDEGLLDTLPDNRINIMSIHQAKGLEFPLVVVDIGSDFRMNHIAQAFKRYPHEGGKSCNLEDELREFSPLGVPGRDSKDRAFDDLSRLYFVAFSRSQDVLLLVGLKPVMEGYTTQQGPRTIPNVASGWDRNNNCIGLKEILFI; from the coding sequence ATGATCAACTGGCCTCAATTCGAACAAATAGTAATCCAAAAACTAGGAAGAAACATCCAAGAAGACCAGAACCCACCGCAAAACCAGGCCATCTCCGCACATAAAAATGAATCCCTATTCATAGTGGCGGGCCCTGGCAGTGGAAAAACTACGGTCATGGTTCTTAAAATTCTTAAATTCATTTTAGTCGATGATATCACCCCATCCAGCATTTTGGCCACTACTTTTACCCGTAAAGCTGCAGCAGAAATGCGTTCTAGAATTCTCTCCTGGGGAGACCAAATAAAACAAGAGCTATTAGCAGACCCCCGTCATGAAAAAATCCATCCTAAACTGAAAACCCTGGATTTTAATCAAATAATCACCGGAACCCTAGATAGCATATCCGAAGACATTCTAAAAACTCATCGGGCCCCAGGTTCTCCACCGCCTGTAGTAATTGAAGGATTTGTGGCCAATGCCCTCATGATGAGGGTGGGCCTTTTTGATAAAGACCGGCACCATGAAAAAGATTTAAAAGAGTTTTTAGTAAAAATCAGAGGGACTAAATACAATTTTAATGTTTCTGAAATGAGTAAAATGCTTTTAGAAATTAAGGATCGGATGTATTATGATCAGGTGGATTTTGATAAGCTTAAATGTGAACATGAACATCCTGGGGCCAAAATAGCCTGTGAGGCCATTGCCGATTATATACATGAATTAGAGTCCCGATTATTATATGATTTTGCCATGTTAGAAGAAGAATTTTTAAATAAACTAGAAACTGGCAAATTAAATGATTTTCTTTCTAACTTAAAATTAGTCTTAGTAGATGAATACCAGGATACTAATCTTTTACAAGAGCAAATTTACTTCTATCTGGCTCAAGCGGCCATTGAAAATCAGGGCAGTGTCACGGTAGTAGGAGATGATGATCAATCACTTTATAGATTTAGAGGAGCTACTGTAGATTTATTTACTAATTTTAAAGAAAGAATTGAAACTCAATTAAATATTAAACCTGAATTAATTAATCTTTCTAAAAATTATAGGTCCACCGAGAGTATTGTAAAGCTTTGCAATCACTTTGCTCAATTAGACCCCCAGTTCCAGCAAGTTAGAGTTAAAGATAAACCAGTCATAGAACCGGCCAGAAATCCTAATTACAGTGATTTCCCTATTTTAGGTATGTTTAGAGAAGATACTCATAGTTTGGCCCAGGATTTGAGTAAATTCATTAAAGATGTAGTCTATGGTAAGGGAGTAACTATAAAACATCAGGGAAAATCACTATTAATCCAAGTAGACCCTCAAGAAGGTTCTCCCACTGATATTTCTATTCTCTCCAGTTCTCCCCAGGAACTTAGTGGAGGTAAAAAGAAGAAATTACCTTTAATATTAAGAGAGGAATTATTAAAAGGAAACCCCGAAATTCCAGTATTCAATCCCCGAGGCCAAAATCTAGAGCGAATATACGAATCCGAAATTTTATGTGGTCTCATATTAGAGTGCATTGATCCCGGGTGTGTTTATCAAAAAGAAATTGAGAAATTACCCCACAGTGCTAAAAAAAGAATGACCATCTGGAGACAAAAGGCCCAGGAATATGTAGAAACTAATCCCGAACCTAATAATCCTGTATCATTAACTCAATTCGTTTCTTCCTGGCAAAATAGAAAACCTCTTGGTAGAAAATCCTGGAAAAGAGAAATCACCATTATGGAACTGGCCTATAAATTAGTTACTTGGATTAAGCCTATGCAAGAGGATGTGGAGGGACTGGTTTATTTAGAGGCTATAACTCGTACCATTTCACAAACGGGACTTTTCAGTAGTTTTGGGGCTGAAATAATATTTGACACAGAAATTCCAGAGCTGGAACAAAAATCAGTTTCTGAGGCTATTTGGAATATATTTGTTCCCATAGCCACCGGAGCCATTGATGTGGACGAAGGCCTATTAGACACCCTACCAGATAACCGAATAAATATAATGTCTATTCATCAAGCTAAGGGCTTAGAATTTCCATTAGTAGTGGTAGATATTGGTTCTGATTTTAGAATGAACCATATAGCCCAAGCCTTCAAGCGCTATCCCCACGAAGGAGGAAAATCTTGTAATTTAGAGGATGAACTGAGAGAATTTTCACCATTAGGTGTTCCAGGTAGAGATTCTAAAGATCGAGCCTTTGACGATCTGAGTAGGTTATATTTTGTGGCCTTTAGTCGTTCACAAGACGTTCTACTATTAGTTGGTTTAAAACCAGTTATGGAAGGCTATACGACACAACAAGGCCCTAGAACCATTCCTAATGTGGCCAGTGGTTGGGATAGGAATAATAATTGCATCGGGCTAAAGGAGATTTTATTTATTTAA
- a CDS encoding CRISPR-associated transcriptional regulator Csa3, giving the protein MDTTLISTIYSIEPVMVCITQFSPKKVILLREDDAPNEKTKVEQILNDTVGKFIEIVPKETSLYNVVKVAEDTTSVIEDEKANGRRVVVNISGGRKPQALGALFGCYARHHDVERIVYVTEEDSELIDLPILNFGISKTKKEVLEELQKGETSVKNLAVKIGISRGMTYNHIRELREMGFIAQSKLEITSAGELAVI; this is encoded by the coding sequence ATGGATACAACTTTGATATCCACAATCTACTCCATTGAGCCGGTGATGGTTTGTATCACCCAATTTTCTCCCAAAAAGGTAATTCTTTTAAGAGAAGATGATGCTCCTAATGAGAAAACTAAAGTGGAACAGATTTTAAATGACACCGTAGGAAAATTTATAGAAATTGTTCCAAAAGAAACTAGTTTATATAATGTTGTAAAAGTCGCCGAAGACACTACCAGTGTCATTGAGGACGAAAAAGCTAATGGTAGGAGAGTTGTGGTTAATATTAGTGGAGGCCGTAAACCTCAGGCTCTGGGTGCTTTATTTGGCTGCTATGCGCGTCACCATGATGTAGAACGAATAGTATATGTTACTGAAGAAGATAGCGAATTAATAGACTTACCTATTTTGAATTTTGGAATTTCTAAAACTAAAAAAGAAGTCTTAGAGGAACTGCAAAAAGGCGAAACTTCTGTTAAGAACCTGGCGGTTAAAATAGGCATTAGTAGAGGAATGACCTATAACCACATCAGGGAATTAAGGGAAATGGGTTTTATTGCTCAAAGTAAATTGGAAATTACCTCCGCGGGGGAACTGGCGGTAATTTAA
- a CDS encoding restriction endonuclease, which produces METITKCLNEWNATLEALGQGKQTILIRKYNTSVEKFLLYPTTSYANKDDFLDSFKKEDRSFAKKNALPKEDSDKKEVKYFATVEKVIEKPSSRIGTLNKFHIWTNEHVKAYLGSSKAYVWVLRVYELEKPVMVDRTKGLLYANVSEEIRLNGKPVLNDAQFSKILTEIEKK; this is translated from the coding sequence ATGGAAACTATAACTAAATGCCTGAATGAATGGAATGCCACTTTAGAGGCCTTAGGCCAAGGTAAACAGACTATTTTGATAAGGAAATACAATACTTCCGTGGAAAAGTTTCTTTTATATCCCACTACCAGCTATGCCAACAAAGATGACTTTTTAGACAGCTTTAAGAAAGAAGATCGATCATTTGCCAAAAAGAATGCACTGCCTAAAGAAGATAGTGATAAAAAAGAAGTGAAATATTTCGCTACTGTGGAAAAAGTAATTGAAAAACCATCTTCTAGAATAGGGACTTTAAATAAATTCCACATCTGGACTAATGAACATGTTAAAGCATATTTAGGGTCCAGTAAGGCCTATGTGTGGGTCTTAAGAGTTTATGAACTGGAAAAACCTGTTATGGTTGATAGGACTAAAGGCCTGCTTTATGCTAATGTAAGTGAAGAAATTCGTTTAAATGGTAAACCAGTTCTTAATGATGCTCAATTTTCAAAAATTCTTACTGAAATTGAAAAAAAATAG
- a CDS encoding ATP-dependent helicase: MTNKTLTTSQKKAITHYKGPLMIIAGPGAGKTWVLIQKVTNLIRHHKVSPEHILLTTFTIKASEELKARLSNEIGEKAENVHISTIHSFCKSILEDYPEYHNLGSGFDVLDEESQLMFLRSNLGEFDNIREDRLVELLDFYNKCGENEIDPDILIEKINERYPHNKTYQKICLSYKKYLELLGREHKIDFSGLQIAVLDILENNPDILNDLRDKYQFLLIDEYQDTSSLQDKIFQLIAHPQNNICVVGDDDQSIYSFRGANIFNFVKFPEKYPETKVVRLNKNFRSTKNIIKASELFMGKHRLVEKEIEPWRSKGNELVLLKNNTEGEEAHQIVKLIHDMKEHGIVPHYGYVTLLFRSVKYHAGAIIRELKKEKINYTIRGDKSFLKRDEIQNILFLMHYVDSDDYGKKFKTRWGRWWNLDLFLNDFMDISPETVDILKKMEDSAPENDKKIMTTDLNKNIININQLKTEKEFKQEGIINKKDITKLMALNIFKNDLKTNQMDVLSIFYKLLDISTYLKRLTYDELTNTEKLDGDINNKNLLQNQSNSVEIDKSPLRNPWDSAEEKEKGKKDKEEEKEEKEDVLFNLSKLSGIIKRYQEFSKEPSLEDFLKFLFKLPKKLQYDEEMLEDPRALKIMTVHQAKGLEFPVVFICGAAENKFPLKSHYKDILPIPSELLKFIPDGQVNEERRLFYVAMTRAQDNLIISPGGKKSQFIEHDIGIEEFSDVDKIIEKCEERELAHNPLQVSFSSISTYETCPFRYKLIYYYLFEYQPTQKQKYGTILHHCLNRIHQAIQDKEDIDENKIQSFVDKSWAPLHENELKNHLNKAHLVKKLIFYYDNMKNYIKEVISTEEPFALFKADTLITGRTDLIIKNPENQLELVDFKARGESALERLQVELQLKIYEYGLQKKYNFDKMCAYHFDSNDQTYYPPEKDFQDIESHVQSICQGINNNQFQAIPSRRCVNCFFSFVCEDILD, translated from the coding sequence ATGACCAATAAAACCCTCACCACTTCACAAAAAAAAGCCATAACTCATTATAAAGGCCCCTTGATGATTATAGCTGGGCCTGGTGCTGGGAAAACCTGGGTTCTTATACAAAAGGTAACTAATCTTATTAGACATCATAAAGTCTCTCCAGAACATATACTACTAACCACTTTCACCATCAAGGCCTCAGAAGAGTTAAAGGCCCGTTTGAGTAATGAAATTGGTGAGAAGGCGGAAAATGTTCATATTTCCACCATTCACTCTTTTTGTAAATCTATTTTAGAAGATTATCCAGAATATCATAATCTGGGTAGTGGCTTTGATGTTTTGGACGAGGAAAGCCAGCTCATGTTTTTAAGGAGTAATTTAGGAGAGTTTGATAATATACGGGAAGATAGATTAGTGGAATTATTGGATTTTTACAATAAATGTGGGGAAAATGAAATAGATCCAGATATTTTAATAGAGAAAATCAATGAAAGGTATCCTCATAATAAGACCTATCAAAAAATCTGTCTCTCCTATAAAAAATACCTGGAATTATTAGGCCGAGAACATAAAATTGATTTTTCAGGCCTTCAAATTGCTGTTTTAGACATTTTAGAAAATAATCCCGATATTTTAAATGATTTAAGGGATAAATATCAGTTTTTACTTATTGACGAGTATCAGGACACCAGTTCCCTGCAAGATAAGATTTTCCAGTTAATAGCCCATCCCCAAAACAATATCTGCGTGGTAGGCGATGACGATCAGAGCATATATTCCTTTAGAGGGGCCAATATCTTTAATTTTGTTAAATTTCCAGAAAAATATCCAGAAACAAAAGTAGTTCGCTTAAATAAAAACTTCCGGTCTACTAAAAATATCATAAAGGCCTCGGAATTATTCATGGGTAAGCACCGTCTGGTAGAAAAAGAGATTGAACCATGGCGCAGTAAAGGAAATGAACTGGTGCTACTCAAAAACAACACTGAAGGGGAAGAAGCACATCAAATTGTGAAGCTAATTCATGATATGAAGGAACACGGCATTGTTCCCCATTATGGTTATGTCACCTTACTTTTTAGAAGTGTTAAATATCATGCCGGAGCCATTATTAGAGAATTAAAAAAAGAGAAGATTAACTACACCATACGCGGAGATAAGTCATTCTTAAAGAGAGATGAAATCCAGAACATACTCTTTTTAATGCATTATGTGGACTCTGATGATTATGGCAAAAAATTTAAAACTAGATGGGGCCGATGGTGGAACCTGGACTTATTTTTAAATGATTTCATGGATATAAGTCCGGAAACAGTTGATATTCTAAAAAAAATGGAAGATAGTGCTCCTGAGAATGATAAAAAAATCATGACGACGGACCTGAATAAAAATATTATAAATATTAATCAGTTAAAAACTGAAAAAGAATTCAAACAGGAAGGTATAATAAATAAGAAGGATATCACCAAGCTAATGGCCTTAAATATTTTTAAAAATGATTTAAAAACTAATCAAATGGATGTTTTATCCATATTCTATAAATTACTGGATATTTCCACCTATCTTAAAAGGTTGACTTATGATGAGCTTACAAATACTGAAAAGTTAGATGGCGACATAAATAATAAAAATCTATTACAAAATCAATCTAATTCAGTAGAAATTGATAAATCTCCCTTAAGAAACCCATGGGATTCAGCTGAAGAGAAAGAAAAGGGTAAAAAGGATAAAGAGGAAGAAAAGGAAGAAAAGGAAGACGTCCTTTTTAATTTGTCTAAACTTTCGGGAATTATTAAAAGATATCAGGAATTTTCCAAAGAACCATCACTGGAGGATTTCCTTAAATTCCTATTCAAATTACCAAAAAAATTGCAGTACGACGAGGAGATGCTGGAAGATCCCCGGGCACTGAAAATAATGACGGTACATCAGGCCAAAGGCCTTGAATTTCCAGTAGTATTTATCTGTGGGGCCGCTGAAAATAAATTCCCCTTGAAAAGTCATTATAAAGATATTCTCCCTATTCCCTCTGAACTTTTAAAGTTCATTCCCGACGGACAGGTAAATGAAGAGCGCAGATTATTCTATGTGGCCATGACCCGGGCCCAGGATAATCTAATTATATCCCCTGGCGGTAAAAAATCACAGTTCATCGAGCACGACATTGGTATTGAAGAATTTTCTGATGTTGATAAAATTATAGAAAAATGCGAGGAACGGGAACTAGCACACAATCCACTCCAAGTCTCTTTTTCATCCATAAGTACCTACGAAACCTGTCCTTTTCGTTATAAATTGATTTATTATTATTTATTTGAATACCAGCCCACTCAGAAACAGAAATATGGTACTATACTCCATCATTGCCTTAATCGTATCCATCAGGCCATACAAGATAAAGAAGATATTGATGAAAACAAGATTCAGAGCTTTGTAGACAAATCTTGGGCCCCTTTACATGAAAATGAGTTAAAAAATCACTTAAATAAGGCCCACCTGGTAAAAAAACTGATATTTTACTACGATAATATGAAAAATTATATTAAAGAAGTTATTTCTACTGAAGAGCCCTTTGCACTCTTTAAAGCTGATACTCTAATTACGGGAAGGACTGATTTAATTATTAAAAATCCAGAAAACCAGCTGGAACTGGTTGATTTTAAGGCCCGTGGCGAATCCGCCTTAGAGCGATTACAAGTTGAGTTACAGCTCAAGATTTATGAATATGGCTTGCAAAAGAAGTATAACTTTGATAAAATGTGTGCCTATCACTTTGATAGCAATGATCAGACTTATTATCCTCCAGAAAAAGATTTTCAAGATATTGAATCGCATGTTCAATCCATTTGCCAGGGCATTAATAATAACCAATTCCAGGCCATTCCCAGTAGAAGATGCGTGAATTGCTTCTTTAGTTTTGTTTGTGAAGATATTCTAGATTAA
- a CDS encoding RNase J family beta-CASP ribonuclease: MVQIDFHGGVEEIGGNKIHVQGLKNSFFLDFGKSFNSEGDYFSEFLQPRKLNGIMDLVEFGLLPKIKGLYREDYLRHLGLNHHQKPSSDGILISHAHLDHVGYLHHIRDDIPFYMSEETYLIIKALEETGMAGFNNYLNYADDFQLLAKARLNKNSKTTHKRANAGDTKKSRPIEIVEPYKDFEMGEFTIKSAPVDHSLPGSCAFLIDSEEESLVYTGDFRFHGKREDETKKFIKEAKKFAPTTLITEGTRIDRERNTTEEEIEKKARELSLSHKGLIIVNYPIRDLDRFLTFYEAARDSDRTMVVNTKQAFLLNAFSGRGYPEIDDVAVYVPRRTWGLMGGQSQVCFDGEWLCSSEIDREYILGDYKGWEKEYIAWENNVNYRDLQERPEEYMFQCDYFEFKELIDIKPENAIYIKSKTEPFNDEMEIDGRRERNWLNHFGIEVHTGYHASGHACGPEILDMVRDISPEKVYPIHTREVRAFDVLKEDGIEVIYPEIKG, translated from the coding sequence ATGGTGCAGATAGATTTTCATGGTGGAGTAGAGGAAATAGGTGGCAATAAGATTCATGTTCAGGGCTTAAAAAATTCATTTTTCCTGGACTTTGGAAAAAGTTTCAATTCAGAAGGTGATTACTTTTCTGAATTTTTACAACCTAGAAAATTAAATGGAATCATGGATCTGGTAGAATTTGGTTTATTACCTAAAATAAAGGGCCTTTATCGGGAGGATTATCTGAGGCACCTGGGCCTTAATCACCATCAAAAACCTTCCAGTGATGGAATATTGATATCCCACGCCCACCTGGATCACGTGGGCTATCTGCATCATATACGGGATGATATTCCATTTTACATGAGTGAAGAAACCTATTTAATTATTAAGGCCCTGGAAGAAACAGGAATGGCTGGATTTAATAATTATTTAAATTATGCTGATGATTTTCAGCTTCTGGCTAAAGCCCGGTTAAATAAAAACTCAAAAACCACTCATAAAAGGGCTAATGCCGGGGATACTAAAAAATCAAGGCCTATAGAAATAGTAGAACCCTATAAAGACTTTGAAATGGGGGAATTTACCATAAAATCGGCTCCGGTGGACCACTCACTTCCAGGTTCATGTGCATTTCTAATTGACAGTGAAGAAGAATCCCTGGTTTATACTGGTGATTTCCGTTTCCATGGTAAAAGAGAAGATGAGACTAAAAAATTCATTAAGGAAGCAAAGAAGTTCGCCCCTACCACATTAATTACCGAGGGAACTCGTATTGATCGAGAACGCAATACCACTGAAGAAGAAATTGAAAAGAAGGCCCGGGAATTATCTCTTTCCCATAAGGGATTAATAATTGTGAATTATCCAATAAGAGATTTGGATCGTTTTTTAACCTTTTATGAAGCGGCCCGGGATTCAGATCGAACTATGGTGGTCAATACCAAACAGGCCTTTTTATTAAATGCATTTTCTGGTAGAGGATACCCGGAAATTGATGACGTGGCAGTTTATGTACCTCGCCGAACCTGGGGCCTTATGGGTGGCCAGTCACAGGTCTGCTTTGATGGAGAATGGCTGTGCAGTAGTGAAATAGACCGTGAGTATATACTGGGAGATTATAAAGGATGGGAAAAAGAATATATTGCCTGGGAAAACAATGTGAACTATCGTGATTTGCAGGAGAGACCAGAGGAGTACATGTTTCAGTGCGACTACTTTGAATTTAAAGAACTCATTGATATCAAACCAGAAAATGCTATTTACATAAAATCCAAAACAGAGCCCTTCAACGACGAAATGGAGATTGATGGTAGGCGGGAGAGGAACTGGTTGAACCACTTTGGTATTGAAGTCCACACGGGTTACCATGCCTCTGGCCATGCCTGCGGGCCCGAGATACTGGATATGGTTCGGGATATATCTCCAGAAAAGGTTTATCCTATACATACCCGTGAGGTAAGGGCCTTTGATGTTTTAAAAGAAGATGGTATTGAGGTGATTTATCCGGAAATTAAGGGTTAA